From one Musa acuminata AAA Group cultivar baxijiao chromosome BXJ2-6, Cavendish_Baxijiao_AAA, whole genome shotgun sequence genomic stretch:
- the LOC135614463 gene encoding T-complex protein 1 subunit epsilon: MALAFDEYGRPFIIIKEQGQKARLRGLDAQKANISAGKAVARILRTSLGPKGMDKMLQSPDGDVVITNDGATILEQMDVDNQIAKLMVELSRSQDYEIGDGTTGVVVLAGALLEQAEKLLERGIHPIRISEGYEMASKLSVEHLESISQKFEFSVTNIEPLVQTCMTTLSSKIVNRCKRALAEIAVKAVLAVADLERKDVNLELIKVEGKVGGKLEDTELIYGILVDKDMSHPQMPKRIEDANIAILTCPFEPPKPKTKHKIDIDTVEKFQTLRQQEQNYFDDMVQKCKDVGATLVICQWGFDDEANHLLMHRNLPAVRWVGGVELELIAIATGGRIVPRFQELTTEKLGKAGLVREKSFGTTKDRMLYIEHCANSRAVTIFIRGGNKMMIEETKRSLHDALCVARNLIRNNSIVYGGGSAEISCSIAVEAAADRYPGVEQYAIRSFAEALDSIPMALAENSGLPPIDTLTAVKSQQIKESNPYCGIDCNDVGTNNMREQNVFETLIGKQQQILLATQVVKMILKIDDVITPAEY; encoded by the exons ATGGCGCTGGCGTTCGACGAGTACGGGCGGCCCTTCATCATCATAAAGGAGCAGGGGCAGAAGGCACGGCTGCGGGGGCTCGACGCGCAGAAGGCCAACATCTCCGCGGGGAAGGCGGTGGCTCGGATTCTCCGCACCTCCCTCGGCCCTAAGGGCATGGACAAGATGCTCCAGAGTCCAGACGGGGACGTCGTCATCA CAAACGATGGGGCAACAATCCTGGAGCAGATGGATGTTGACAATCAGATTGCAAAGCTAATGGTGGAACTATCCCGTAGTCAGGACTATGAAATTGGCGATGGTACAACCGGAGTTGTTGTTTTGGCCGGTGCGCTTCTTGAGCAGGCTGAGAAGCTATTGGAACGTGGTATTCATCCTATTAGAATCTCTGAGGGATATGAAATGGCCTCTAAGTTATCTGTGGAGCATCTTGAGAGCATATCACAGAAGTTTGAATTTAGTGTTACCAATATAGAGCCTTTGGTGCAAACTTGCATGACAACTTTATCTTCAAAAAT TGTCAATCGTTGCAAGCGTGCACTAGCTGAGATTGCTGTTAAGGCAGTTCTTGCAGTTGCTGATTTAGAGAGGAAAGACGTTAATTTGGAACTAATCAAGGTTGAAGGAAAGGTCGGAGGAAAATTGGAAGATACAGAGCTCATATATGGAATTCTTGTTGACAAGGATATGAGCCATCCACAAATGCCAAAAAGAATCGAGGATGCAAATATTGCTATCCTGACATGCCCATTTGAGCCACCCAAGCCAAAGACAAAGCATAAGATTGACATTGACACTGTTGAGAAATTTCAAACTTTACGCCAGCAGGAGCAGAATTACTTTGATGATATGGTCCAAAAATGCAAG GATGTTGGTGCAACCCTTGTTATCTGTCAatggggttttgatgatgaagcaaaCCATTTATTAATGCATCGGAATTTGCCTGCTGTTAGATGGGTTGGTGGTGTTGAATTGGAATTGATTGCTATAGCTACAG GTGGGAGGATAGTTCCAAGGTTCCAGGAGTTGACAACTGAAAAGCTGGGAAAG GCTGGATTAGTTAGAGAGAAATCATTTGGAACTACCAAGGATCGGATGCTGTATATTGAACACTGTGCTAACTCCAGAGCTGTAACAATTTTCATTCGTGGTG GTAACAAAATGATGATAGAAGAAACTAAACGTAGTCTTCATGATGCACTTTGTGTGGCTCGGAATCTGATCCGGAACAATTCTATTGTATATGGTGGTGGCTCTGCTGAAATTTCTTGCTCAATTGCTGTAGAAGCTGCTGCAGATAGATATCCTGGGGTGGAGCAG TATGCTATCAGGTCATTTGCTGAAGCTTTAGATTCTATTCCTATGGCTCTTGCTGAGAACAGTGGCCTTCCACCTATTGATACTCTTACCGCAGTCAAATCTCAGCAAATTAAG GAAAGTAAtccatattgtggcatagatTGCAATGATGTTGGGACAAACAATATGAGAGAGCAGAATGTCTTTGAAACGCTGATTGGCAAACAACAACAGATCTTGCTTGCAACACAAGTCgtaaaaatgattttgaagatTGATGATGTAATCACTCCGGCTGAGTACTGA
- the LOC135613436 gene encoding BAG family molecular chaperone regulator 1-like has translation MIRLRSKKLFKRSSSKASGGNGGCSRNGDIQWELRPGGMLVQKRECGEGADEVITVRISTGSSWHEISIGATATFGELKIVVGMVTGLEPREQRLLFKGKEREDGDHLHMVGVRDKDKVLVLEDPAIKERKLMMAMAERQVMSSPCHTIIEV, from the exons ATGATCAGGTTGAGATCAAAGAAGCTCTTCAAGAGGAGTTCTTCCAAGGCCAGTGGCGGCAATGGTGGGTGCAGCAGGAACGGTGACATCCAGTGGGAGCTGCGGCCAGGAGGCATGCTGGTTCAGAAGAGAGAATGTGGCGAGGGAGCTGATGAGGTGATCACAGTGAGAATCTCTACCGGGTCAAGTTGGCATGAGATATCTATTGGAGCCACTGCCACATTTG GGGAGTTGAAGATAGTTGTGGGCATGGTGACAGGGCTGGAGCCAAGGGAGCAGAGGCTACTGTTCAAGGGCAAGGAGAGAGAGGATGGTGATCATCTCCACATGGTGGGTGTGAGGGACAAGGACAAGGTGCTGGTTTTGGAGGATCCTGCAATCAAGGAAAGGAAGCTGATGATGGCCATGGCAGAGAGGCAAGTCATGAGCAGCCCATGCCACACCATTATTGAGGTGTAG